One stretch of Sphingomonas rosea DNA includes these proteins:
- a CDS encoding TonB-dependent receptor: protein MRKSIWLLSAGLFAMATPAFAQSTDTDGKGAQPTDGATAEAGAVAKTDVQPTQQSADQANTADNGDIVVTATRRNEALSDVPLAVSAVTAQTLENSGVVDIRQLTQVSPSLLVSSTSSEAGAGGARIRGVGTVGDNPGLESSVAVFVDGVYRSRVGVGLTELGQVDRIEVLRGPQGTLFGRNASAGLISVITAKPSFKTSVNGELTVGNYDLRRVEVGATGPISDSLAVRGDLVYLKRDGFLTDVVSGRDVNNRDRYLIRLQGLYKPNDKFSFRLIGDYSKRDEECCAATYIRARNYNGAGVALEGPSTIAAFERALGGIINDDQYARKVSITPGRDFGSKVKDYGLSGEAVMDFGGAELTSITAYRYNNYNRGQDADFNNLDILYRASDGGAFNRFKTFTQELRLQGSTLNDKLDWLVGGYFAKEQLRVVDNLSYGADYERFANCLLAQSLAASPSPAPLVSGGTCNTIFTGAQAQIQGGIAQLQAGIANLTAAIAAAQTAGNTALVTQLTAQRAALQTQLTGLQTSSTTAIVGLLNTIPTRPGFASLQAAFGVPSGNLGFNGVGLRDDYNQKSTNFALFTHNIFSITDRLKLTIGARYTHERKTLDASFRDNNLLCQTLTSFAALPTTDPRYGLQALQQLPCVIPSVPGGSYNPSAIKRTESKLSGTAVISFKPTDNLLTYASYSRGYKAGGFNLDRSGLPRTLFGNTATSGGSPGGVIPNASLKALEFNPEINNAFEIGAKYNGRGFDVNVAAFHQAFRDFQLNTFNGLFFFVENINSCKTSLNGADTDNIIGNGSCAKGNLKAGVVSKGVEIEVFTRPAPDVAVNVGATFADTKYRKNLVGADGRPLPALLFLLPGGRLSNSAAAAFTGSVSFNPRITDSGIRALFYADARHSATFNTGSDLFKEKIQPAYTVVNARVGLQGPKGLWGVELWAQNLFNEEYQQVAFNATLQGSGNQAAVQRGFIPSSSQLFGSFLAEPRTYGLTLRTRF, encoded by the coding sequence ATGCGCAAGTCCATCTGGCTGCTTTCCGCGGGTCTGTTCGCCATGGCGACGCCGGCGTTTGCCCAGTCCACCGACACCGACGGCAAGGGCGCGCAGCCGACCGACGGCGCCACCGCCGAAGCGGGCGCGGTCGCCAAGACCGACGTCCAGCCGACACAGCAGAGCGCGGACCAGGCGAACACCGCCGACAACGGCGACATCGTCGTCACCGCGACCCGCCGTAACGAAGCGCTGTCGGACGTGCCGCTCGCGGTCAGCGCCGTCACCGCCCAGACCCTCGAGAACAGCGGCGTCGTCGACATCCGCCAGCTGACCCAGGTCAGCCCCTCGCTCCTCGTCTCCTCGACCTCGTCCGAAGCCGGCGCGGGCGGCGCCCGTATCCGCGGCGTCGGTACCGTCGGTGACAACCCCGGCCTCGAAAGCTCGGTCGCGGTGTTCGTCGATGGCGTCTATCGCTCGCGCGTCGGCGTCGGCCTCACCGAACTCGGCCAGGTCGACCGCATCGAAGTGCTGCGCGGCCCGCAGGGCACCCTGTTCGGTCGCAATGCCTCGGCCGGCCTCATCTCGGTCATCACCGCCAAGCCGTCGTTCAAGACCTCGGTCAACGGCGAACTGACCGTCGGCAACTACGACCTGCGCCGTGTCGAAGTCGGCGCCACCGGCCCGATCAGCGATTCGCTCGCGGTGCGCGGCGACCTTGTCTACCTGAAGCGCGACGGCTTCCTCACCGACGTGGTCAGCGGCCGCGACGTCAATAACCGCGATCGCTACCTCATCCGCCTCCAGGGCCTGTACAAGCCGAACGACAAGTTCAGCTTCCGCCTGATCGGCGACTATTCGAAGCGCGACGAAGAGTGCTGCGCGGCGACCTACATCCGCGCCCGCAACTACAATGGCGCGGGCGTCGCGCTCGAGGGTCCGTCGACCATCGCCGCCTTCGAGCGTGCGCTGGGCGGAATCATCAACGACGACCAATATGCCCGCAAGGTGTCGATCACCCCGGGCCGCGACTTCGGCTCGAAGGTCAAGGACTACGGCCTGTCCGGTGAAGCGGTGATGGACTTCGGCGGCGCCGAACTGACCAGCATCACGGCCTATCGCTACAACAACTACAACCGCGGCCAGGACGCGGATTTCAACAACCTCGACATCCTTTATCGTGCGTCGGACGGTGGTGCCTTCAACCGCTTCAAGACCTTCACGCAGGAACTGCGACTGCAGGGCTCGACGCTGAACGACAAGCTCGACTGGTTGGTTGGCGGCTACTTCGCCAAGGAGCAGCTGCGCGTCGTCGACAACCTCAGCTACGGCGCCGACTACGAGCGCTTCGCCAACTGCCTGCTCGCGCAGTCGCTGGCGGCCTCGCCGTCGCCGGCCCCGCTGGTCTCGGGCGGCACCTGCAACACCATCTTCACGGGTGCGCAGGCGCAGATCCAGGGCGGCATCGCGCAGCTCCAGGCCGGCATCGCCAACCTGACCGCGGCGATCGCTGCCGCTCAGACGGCTGGCAACACCGCGCTCGTCACCCAGCTGACGGCACAGCGCGCCGCGCTCCAGACGCAGCTGACCGGCCTCCAGACCTCGTCGACCACGGCGATCGTCGGGCTGCTCAACACCATCCCGACCCGTCCGGGCTTCGCCTCGCTCCAGGCCGCCTTCGGCGTTCCCTCGGGCAACCTCGGCTTCAACGGCGTCGGCCTGCGTGACGACTACAACCAGAAGAGCACCAACTTCGCGCTCTTCACGCACAACATCTTCAGCATCACCGACCGGCTGAAGCTGACAATCGGCGCGCGCTACACGCACGAGCGCAAGACGCTCGACGCGAGCTTCCGCGACAACAACCTGCTGTGCCAGACGCTGACCTCGTTCGCCGCGCTGCCGACGACCGATCCGCGCTATGGCCTGCAGGCGCTGCAGCAGCTGCCGTGCGTCATCCCGAGCGTTCCGGGCGGTTCCTACAACCCCAGCGCGATCAAGCGGACCGAGTCCAAGCTGTCGGGCACCGCGGTCATCAGCTTCAAGCCGACCGACAACCTGCTCACCTATGCGAGCTACTCGCGTGGCTACAAGGCGGGCGGCTTCAACCTCGACCGCTCGGGCCTGCCGCGCACCCTGTTCGGCAACACCGCCACCAGCGGCGGTTCGCCGGGCGGCGTGATCCCGAACGCCTCGCTCAAGGCGCTCGAGTTCAATCCCGAGATCAACAACGCGTTCGAAATCGGCGCGAAGTATAACGGTCGCGGGTTCGACGTGAACGTCGCTGCCTTCCACCAGGCGTTCCGCGACTTCCAGCTGAACACCTTCAACGGCCTGTTCTTCTTCGTGGAGAACATCAACAGCTGCAAGACGAGCCTCAACGGCGCCGACACCGACAACATCATCGGCAACGGCAGCTGCGCCAAGGGCAACCTCAAGGCCGGCGTCGTCAGCAAGGGCGTCGAAATCGAGGTCTTCACCCGTCCGGCGCCCGACGTGGCGGTGAACGTGGGCGCGACCTTCGCCGACACCAAGTATCGCAAGAACCTGGTCGGTGCCGACGGTCGTCCGCTCCCGGCGCTGCTGTTCCTGCTCCCGGGCGGCCGCCTGTCGAACAGCGCCGCGGCGGCGTTCACGGGCTCGGTCAGCTTCAACCCGCGGATCACCGACAGCGGCATCCGCGCTCTGTTCTACGCCGACGCCCGCCACTCGGCGACGTTCAACACCGGGTCGGACCTCTTCAAGGAGAAGATCCAGCCGGCCTACACTGTGGTGAATGCCCGTGTCGGCCTGCAGGGTCCGAAGGGCCTGTGGGGCGTCGAACTGTGGGCGCAGAACCTGTTCAACGAGGAATATCAGCAGGTCGCCTTCAACGCGACGCTGCAGGGTTCGGGCAACCAGGCGGCGGTGCAGCGGGGCTTCATCCCCTCGTCGAGCCAGCTGTTCGGTTCGTTCCTCGCCGAGCCGCGCACCTACGGCCTGACGCTGCGCACGCGCTTCTAA